From the Sporocytophaga myxococcoides DSM 11118 genome, one window contains:
- a CDS encoding outer membrane beta-barrel protein, translated as MKKQLLSIALLLASLTSFAQLEQGKLLLGGRIGISSTSPNTVNGGTTVDGVKTTSYFVTPAIGYFIAENFALGLNIGFGGYTEKTPANAGTPELKDKNPYFLIGPFGRYYKKFGDNFAVFGQAAIDFRFGKNKNETYNAFFNRIETTENKTSYFSPNIRPGIVFFPYSKVGIELLVGRIGYTHSVVKFNDDSKSKNNSVDFNFDLANVQLGVFLYL; from the coding sequence ATGAAAAAACAATTATTATCCATTGCCTTATTACTGGCATCTCTGACTTCTTTTGCGCAATTAGAACAAGGTAAATTACTTTTAGGTGGCCGTATTGGAATATCATCAACTTCACCAAACACGGTAAATGGCGGAACTACTGTAGATGGAGTAAAAACTACCTCATATTTTGTTACTCCTGCTATTGGATATTTCATTGCTGAAAATTTTGCATTAGGTTTAAATATCGGCTTTGGTGGGTATACTGAAAAAACTCCCGCAAATGCAGGTACACCAGAGTTGAAAGATAAAAATCCTTATTTCCTTATTGGTCCATTTGGAAGATATTACAAAAAATTCGGTGATAACTTTGCTGTTTTTGGGCAAGCGGCTATTGATTTCAGATTTGGTAAAAATAAAAATGAAACATATAATGCATTTTTTAATAGAATTGAGACTACTGAGAACAAAACAAGCTATTTTAGTCCAAATATAAGACCAGGTATTGTATTCTTCCCATATTCAAAAGTGGGCATTGAACTACTTGTCGGAAGAATCGGATATACTCACTCTGTTGTGAAATTTAATGACGACAGCAAGAGTAAAAATAATAGTGTAGACTTCAACTTTGACCTTGCTAATGTTCAACTAGGTGTGTTTTTATACTTATAA
- a CDS encoding TerC family protein translates to MITILVSIFVLTTMEIVLGIDNIIFIGLLANGLQNKKKAALARKIGLVLALGVRIVALLFIADLAHMKDPLFSVTTTGGLNHPVSVRDLILLAGGLFLIHKSTSEIHGLFHDEIKEEQTEGTFVKVILQIVLIDLVFSADSILTAIGLVDSVEIMISAVVLSMTLMFFLSGKISDFVESRPSLKVLALSFLIMIGAMLVMEGSGVHVDKTYIYFAMAFAGIIEALNSKIKMRKTRVLTEKSFDGAKVADKQEFALKK, encoded by the coding sequence ATGATAACTATACTAGTTTCAATATTTGTATTAACAACAATGGAGATAGTGCTGGGGATTGACAATATTATTTTTATAGGCTTGCTTGCTAATGGTCTTCAGAATAAAAAGAAGGCGGCCCTTGCCAGAAAAATAGGCCTTGTGCTGGCTTTGGGAGTAAGGATAGTTGCCTTATTATTCATTGCAGATCTTGCGCATATGAAAGATCCACTATTCAGTGTAACTACAACAGGTGGATTGAATCACCCAGTATCTGTAAGAGATCTGATACTTCTTGCAGGTGGTCTTTTCCTGATTCATAAGAGTACATCAGAAATACATGGTTTATTTCATGATGAAATAAAAGAGGAACAGACGGAGGGTACTTTTGTAAAAGTGATTTTACAAATTGTGCTGATAGATCTGGTGTTCTCAGCAGACTCGATACTAACAGCAATTGGTCTGGTAGATAGCGTTGAAATAATGATTTCCGCAGTTGTATTATCAATGACTTTAATGTTCTTTTTATCTGGAAAAATATCAGATTTTGTTGAATCAAGGCCATCATTGAAAGTTCTGGCATTATCTTTTCTTATCATGATAGGCGCAATGCTTGTGATGGAAGGTTCTGGTGTTCATGTTGACAAGACATACATTTACTTTGCAATGGCGTTTGCCGGTATTATCGAAGCATTGAATTCTAAAATTAAAATGCGCAAGACCAGAGTATTAACGGAAAAAAGTTTTGATGGGGCTAAAGTTGCAGATAAACAGGAATTTGCATTAAAGAAGTAA
- a CDS encoding TerD family protein, with translation MINLKKGSSINLEKDGKNLETMFLGLNWGKISKLWGLLQVNVDLDGSVTMFDKDKRVIDTVYFNKRRSNDSSIYHTGDDLTGDTYEDEKDNEIISINLKKVSPKVESIVVYLNSYKGQEFHTIPYAKIRLVDGSLAESKKAFAYFDLASEPGFQGKVAMIMAKIVRNGDNWKFVAIGQPASTRSIEDTVKLIRHQYL, from the coding sequence ATGATAAATCTTAAAAAAGGATCATCTATAAATCTTGAAAAAGATGGTAAAAATCTGGAGACAATGTTCCTGGGTCTTAACTGGGGAAAGATATCTAAACTATGGGGACTGCTTCAAGTCAATGTAGATCTGGATGGGAGTGTAACAATGTTTGATAAAGACAAAAGGGTAATAGACACTGTTTATTTTAATAAAAGAAGATCAAACGATAGTTCAATCTATCACACAGGTGATGATCTTACAGGTGATACATATGAAGATGAAAAGGATAATGAAATTATATCCATCAATCTTAAAAAGGTATCTCCAAAAGTAGAATCAATAGTGGTATATCTGAACTCCTATAAAGGACAGGAATTTCATACTATTCCTTATGCCAAAATAAGACTGGTAGATGGAAGTTTGGCAGAATCTAAAAAAGCTTTCGCATATTTTGATCTTGCTTCTGAACCTGGTTTTCAAGGCAAGGTAGCAATGATTATGGCAAAAATAGTTCGTAATGGAGACAACTGGAAGTTTGTCGCAATTGGTCAACCTGCCAGTACGAGAAGCATTGAGGATACTGTAAAACTAATTCGTCATCAGTATTTATAA